The proteins below come from a single Aegilops tauschii subsp. strangulata cultivar AL8/78 chromosome 6, Aet v6.0, whole genome shotgun sequence genomic window:
- the LOC109757426 gene encoding uncharacterized protein produces MDDVLVHRSAGGHNFRRRSAGGGGRRVAPMSLPPLPPSAYGFFPYSSAPPGPFLYPPYNFYSCGSLPPLPFNHPGLPPRPPATRAKHATFPYQPSTLPPRPAAVTKVKQTTATGMTVSAPRKMLEGKSKKPRTPRSAEEPPRAQRRKPLQRAAPLPATSAVTEALDDLEREVTRGFVEDLLHALAPPPSSLPLPTFSLVRAAATKVPAPCTV; encoded by the coding sequence ATGGATGATGTTCTCGTCCACCGATCAGCAGGCGGCCACAACTTCCGCCGGAGGTCTGCCGGCGGAGGCGGCCGGAGGGTCGCCCCCATGAGCTTGCCACCGTTGCCTCCGAGCGCCTACGGTTTCTTCCCTTATTCCTCGGCTCCTCCGGGTCCATTTCTATACCCGCCGTATAACTTCTACTCGTGTGGCTCTCTCCCTCCCCTGCCGTTCAACCACCCCGGTCTCCCACCCCGCCCTCCGGCCACCAGGGCCAAACACGCCACGTTCCCATACCAGCCGTCGACTCTGCCGCCTCGTCCGGCCGCCGTCACCAAGGTCAAACAGACAACGGCGACCGGGATGACGGTGTCGGCGCCGAGGAAGATGCTGGAGGGCAAGAGCAAGAAGCCGAGGACACCGAGGTCCGCAGAGGAGCCTCCAAGGGCGCAGCGGAGGAAGCCGCTGCAGAGGGCGGCGCCGCTGCCGGCGACGTCGGCGGTCACGGAGGCGCTGGACGACCTGGAGCGCGAGGTGACACGGGGCTTCGTGGAGGACCTGCTGCACGCGCTCGCACCGCCGCCCAGCAGCCTGCCCCTGCCCACCTTCTCCCTCGTCAGGGCGGCCGCCACCAAGGTCCCGGCGCCATGCACGGTGTAG
- the LOC109757416 gene encoding 5'-adenylylsulfate reductase-like 3 has translation MGRGSPRWAALLLLLLLLAAAGRSSAHPGACPVPAAAEAVLGPPRTCSPLDRRPGDPVGVIEGDEATLARAVNLLYLNKDEYIAVLFYASWCPFSQECKPNFEKLAHLFPTIRHFAFEESAIRPSIISRYGIHGFPTLFLLNSTMRVRYHGPRTVKPLAAFYSDVSGISASVESTTGEAMPHPLDEIEPKKDVEPENCPFWWARSPENILQQDTYLALAASFVILRLLYLLFPRIVSAAKWAWRRHTLFANLMGVHEYFFTYLEQARQKLSRLYPSKRGNLQEGARNATAWASKSLASVSIGEPSTIGRTNSTNELR, from the exons ATGGGCCGGGGGTCGCCGCGGTGGgcggcgctgctgctgctcctcctcctcctcgccgccgcgggGCGCTCCTCCGCGCATCCCGGGGCGTGCCCGGTGCCCGCCGCGGCGGAGGCCGTGCTCGGGCCTCCCCGCACCTGCTCCCCGCTGGATCGCCGCCCCGGCGACCCGGTCGGCGTCATCGAG GGAGATGAGGCTACATTGGCGAGGGCAGTCAATCTTCTTTACTTGAACAAAGATGAGTACATTGCTGTGCTTTTCTATGCCTCATGGTGCCCGTTTTCACAAGAGTGCAAACCTAATTTCGAGAAGTTGGCTCACCTATTCCCAACTATTCGGCATTTTGCATTCGAGGAATCTGCAATTAGGCCAAG CATAATATCAAGATATGGGATTCATGGTTTTCCAACACTTTTTCTCTTGAATTCAACAATGCGAGTGAGGTACCATGGACCTCGAACTGTTAAGCCACTAGCTGCTTTCTACAGTGATGTTTCAG GCATCAGTGCATCAGTGGAGTCAACCACAGGGGAGGCCATGCCACACCCGTTAGATGAAATTGAGCCAAAAAAGGATGTTGAACCGGAGAATTGTCCATTCTGGTGGGCGCGTTCGCCCGAAAATATACTCCAGCAGGATACGTATCTAGCACTGGCAGCTTCTTTTGTAATCCTGCGGTTGCTGTATCTTCTATTCCCAAGGATAGTTTCTGCAGCAAAATGGGCATGGAGGAGGCACACTCTGTTTGCGAACTTGATGGGCGTGCATGAATATTTCTTCACCTACCTCGAGCAAGCAAGACAGAAATTGAGTAGGTTATACCCTTCGAAGCGAGGTAATTTACAGGAGGGGGCAAGGAATGCCACTGCCTGGGCCTCCAAATCATTAGCATCTGTGTCAATCGGAGAACCAAGCACTATCGGAAGGACGAACTCCACGAATGAACTGAGGTGA